The region TATGCCGCTGCTCAACTGTTGTGGGACGGGTATGCCGACGACCTCGATGAAACGGGCGGTTTCCTCATCAGAAACATCTGCGAGGCGAGCGAAGGAATGGAGAACCTGATCGAGGCCATGCTGGTTTTGTCGCGGACCACCAGGAGCGAAATGCGCCAGGAGGAGGTCGATCTCAGTGTCCTTGCCCGTAAAATTTCAGCCGAGCTGTTTCTGTTCGAACCGGAACGAAAGGTCGAATGGGTCATCCCCGCAGGTCTCACCGCAAGAGGGGATTCGCAATTGTTGAAGGTGGCCCTGAAAAATCTGATAGAGAATGCCCTGAAATATACCCGTACGGTTTCGCAGCCTCAGATAGAGTTGGGGATGATCAACCAGCAGGGGAAGCAGGTGTTCTTTGTTCGAGACAACGGCGTGGGCTTCGACATGAAGGACGCCGACAAGCTGTTTAAACCCTTTCAGCGGCTCCATAACCCAAAGGAATTTCCAGGGACAGGCATCGGCCTGGCGACGGTCCAGCGCATCATCCAACGGCATGGCGGGGAAATCTGGGCCAAAGGAGATCCGGGGAAAGGCGCCGTTTTCTTCTTCTCTCTCACTTAACCGGGCCCTCTGGTCCGTCTGATAAGTTCCTTCTGAACGCCTTTTGGAGGACCGGGGATTCCCTGCTCTCTGGATGCAAGCCTTACCCTTTCATGTTTCCTGGTTTTTTCTAAATCGTGAAACAGCGTGACGGGCCTGCCCATGTCTGGCGGTTGTCACGAAAAATCCTGCATTACGGAAAAGGGCCATCCGATCTGGCGATCAGAATGGCCCCCGGCATGTGTCGTATTTGTCGCGGCAATTTCAGACGGCCAATACTGTCTTATCAGCCGTGAAATATCAGAACGTCCAACTCAAAACCAAGCTGGCCAAATCCATGTACGGGCGATATGAATATTGGGAAA is a window of Desulfuromonadales bacterium DNA encoding:
- a CDS encoding ATP-binding protein; this encodes MENLIEAMLVLSRTTRSEMRQEEVDLSVLARKISAELFLFEPERKVEWVIPAGLTARGDSQLLKVALKNLIENALKYTRTVSQPQIELGMINQQGKQVFFVRDNGVGFDMKDADKLFKPFQRLHNPKEFPGTGIGLATVQRIIQRHGGEIWAKGDPGKGAVFFFSLT